In Jeotgalibaca arthritidis, a single genomic region encodes these proteins:
- a CDS encoding RluA family pseudouridine synthase produces the protein MIYEWHYDDEQSILLRTFLRNQGISKRLLAKIKFHGGEIRLNNKTENVLAKLQKGDHIWVQVPDEGEHETTVPVDIPIAIVYEDDHILIVDKPAGVASIPSRKNPHLSMANRVKGYYKRQNYADQVIHIVTRLDRDTTGLMLFAKNRYTHALMDQQLRNKTIQKYYYALTSPYNRLEEEHGFINAPIARTDDSIITRQVKEGGKDALTEYWTARRYRDGHLYRIQLHTGRTHQIRVHFTHMGAPLVGDSLYGGPDNDIVKRQALHCKALVFNHPLTGERLTIETDFPTDFKDWLAQEEEKEGRSYDGTAIRI, from the coding sequence GTGATTTATGAATGGCACTACGACGATGAACAATCAATTCTATTACGTACTTTTTTAAGAAATCAAGGCATTTCCAAGCGCCTATTAGCAAAAATAAAATTCCATGGCGGCGAAATTCGCCTCAATAATAAAACCGAAAATGTATTGGCCAAATTACAAAAAGGAGATCATATCTGGGTTCAAGTTCCGGACGAAGGGGAGCATGAAACGACAGTGCCAGTTGATATTCCGATTGCGATTGTGTATGAAGACGACCACATTTTAATTGTTGATAAACCAGCTGGTGTGGCATCGATTCCCTCTCGTAAAAATCCGCATCTGTCTATGGCAAACCGTGTAAAAGGCTATTACAAAAGACAGAATTATGCTGATCAAGTCATTCATATTGTGACACGACTTGACCGAGATACAACAGGGTTGATGCTATTTGCAAAGAACCGTTATACCCATGCGCTTATGGATCAGCAATTACGAAACAAAACGATTCAAAAGTATTATTATGCTCTAACGTCACCTTATAATCGCTTAGAAGAAGAGCATGGCTTTATTAATGCTCCTATTGCTCGAACTGATGATTCAATTATTACCCGGCAGGTGAAAGAGGGCGGGAAAGATGCCTTAACTGAATATTGGACAGCTAGAAGATACCGAGATGGTCATCTTTATCGGATTCAGCTGCATACGGGACGGACTCACCAAATTCGCGTACACTTCACCCATATGGGAGCACCGTTGGTTGGTGATTCGTTATACGGTGGCCCTGATAATGACATTGTTAAGCGTCAAGCCTTGCACTGTAAGGCGTTAGTATTTAATCATCCCTTAACGGGAGAAAGATTGACAATTGAAACTGATTTTCCAACTGATTTTAAAGATTGGTTGGCACAAGAAGAAGAGAAAGAAGGGAGATCATATGATGGAACCGCAATACGAATTTGA
- a CDS encoding ATP-dependent Clp protease ATP-binding subunit gives MKCMNCEKNEASIHLYATLNGQTQKLDLCQNCYQQWQASQNRNRGGMGFFGSSANNGNPFNMGDLEQFFRQLPNQNRQQPSPDPANRASKGQGAQGGSGLLDQFGVNLTELARQGAIDPVIGRDSEIARVIEILNRRNKNNPVLIGEAGVGKTSVVEGLAQNIVDGDVPQKLLDKEVIRLDVVSLVQGTGIRGQFEERMQQLMNEVRENKKIILFIDEIHEIVGAGSAEGSMDAGNILKPALARGELQLIGATTLNEYRKIEKDPALERRFQPVRVNEPTPEQTLIILQGLRSKYEDYHKVSYSDKALEAAVHLSHRYIQDRFLPDKAIDLLDESGSKKNLSLKLVDPKEIDDRMETAEQEKQAALHAEDYEKAAYYRDQITHLKNMKENPQASGEDNTVTEKDIQTIIEIKTNIPVGDLLEKEQEQLRNLDKDLKTHVIGQDEAVDKVAKAIRRNRIGFARKNRPIGSFLFVGPTGVGKTELAKQLSIEMFGTEDAIIRFDMSEYMEKHAVSKLIGSPPGYVGYEEAGQLTERVRRNPYSIVLLDEVEKAHPDVMHLFLQILDDGRLTDSQGRSISFKDTIIIMTSNAGTGSQEANVGFGAALSGQTKSILNRLSDYFKPEFINRFDAIVEFNSLSKENLSEILSLMLEDVNRILQDKDITITISDKAKEKLIDVGYNPAMGARPLRRVIQEHIEDRVADYYLDNPHVKTILFDVNEDNDIVIKENDSQIDD, from the coding sequence ATGAAATGTATGAATTGTGAAAAAAATGAAGCATCCATTCATTTGTATGCAACCCTCAATGGTCAAACTCAAAAATTAGACCTTTGTCAAAATTGTTATCAACAGTGGCAAGCTTCACAAAATAGAAACCGCGGCGGTATGGGATTCTTTGGTTCGTCTGCTAATAACGGTAACCCTTTTAATATGGGTGATTTGGAACAGTTCTTCCGTCAGCTACCTAATCAAAATCGTCAACAACCATCACCAGACCCTGCTAATCGTGCTAGTAAAGGACAAGGTGCTCAAGGTGGTAGCGGCTTGCTAGACCAATTTGGTGTTAATTTAACGGAGCTAGCTAGACAAGGTGCCATCGATCCCGTTATTGGCCGTGACAGTGAAATTGCTCGTGTCATTGAAATTCTAAATCGACGCAATAAAAACAATCCTGTCTTAATTGGTGAAGCAGGTGTTGGTAAAACATCTGTTGTAGAAGGACTTGCTCAAAACATTGTCGATGGCGATGTGCCTCAAAAGCTACTCGATAAAGAAGTCATCCGATTAGATGTTGTTTCGCTTGTTCAAGGAACAGGCATTCGCGGACAATTCGAGGAACGGATGCAACAACTGATGAATGAAGTAAGAGAAAACAAGAAAATCATTTTATTTATCGATGAAATTCATGAAATCGTTGGAGCAGGAAGCGCTGAAGGCAGTATGGACGCAGGTAATATTCTAAAACCAGCCTTGGCTAGAGGTGAACTACAATTAATCGGTGCCACAACCTTAAATGAATACCGTAAAATTGAAAAAGACCCTGCCCTTGAACGTCGTTTCCAACCCGTTCGTGTTAATGAACCTACACCGGAGCAAACCTTGATTATTCTACAAGGTTTACGCAGCAAGTACGAAGACTATCACAAGGTAAGCTATTCAGATAAAGCTCTAGAGGCTGCGGTTCATTTATCACACCGCTATATCCAAGACCGTTTTTTACCGGATAAAGCAATTGATCTACTCGATGAATCAGGTTCTAAAAAGAACCTATCACTAAAATTAGTTGATCCCAAAGAAATTGATGACCGTATGGAAACAGCTGAGCAAGAAAAACAAGCTGCTCTTCACGCTGAAGACTATGAAAAAGCAGCCTACTATCGTGATCAAATTACTCACTTAAAAAATATGAAAGAAAATCCACAAGCAAGTGGTGAAGATAATACCGTTACTGAAAAAGACATTCAGACTATTATCGAAATCAAGACCAATATTCCAGTTGGTGATTTGCTTGAAAAAGAACAAGAGCAATTACGAAACTTGGATAAAGACTTGAAGACACATGTTATCGGTCAAGATGAAGCCGTTGATAAAGTTGCTAAAGCAATCCGCCGTAACCGCATTGGCTTCGCTCGTAAAAATCGTCCAATTGGCTCCTTCTTATTTGTTGGACCAACAGGTGTTGGTAAGACAGAATTAGCCAAACAATTATCAATTGAAATGTTTGGCACAGAAGATGCGATTATTCGTTTTGATATGAGTGAATATATGGAAAAACACGCTGTCTCAAAACTCATTGGATCGCCTCCTGGTTATGTTGGTTATGAAGAGGCTGGACAATTAACCGAACGTGTCAGAAGAAACCCATACAGTATTGTCTTACTTGATGAAGTAGAAAAAGCTCATCCAGACGTGATGCACCTCTTCCTACAAATTCTTGATGATGGTCGTTTGACTGATTCTCAAGGTCGTTCTATTAGCTTCAAAGATACCATTATTATTATGACCTCTAACGCTGGCACAGGAAGTCAAGAAGCCAATGTCGGCTTTGGCGCTGCTCTATCTGGTCAAACAAAATCGATTTTGAATCGTTTAAGTGATTACTTTAAGCCAGAGTTCATCAACCGCTTCGATGCGATTGTCGAATTTAACTCTCTATCTAAGGAAAATCTATCCGAGATTCTGTCGTTGATGTTGGAGGACGTTAATCGTATTCTTCAAGATAAAGATATCACTATTACTATTAGTGACAAGGCTAAGGAGAAACTAATAGATGTCGGCTACAATCCTGCAATGGGTGCTCGTCCCCTTCGCCGTGTGATTCAAGAACATATTGAAGACCGAGTAGCTGACTATTATTTAGATAACCCGCACGTTAAAACGATTCTATTTGATGTCAATGAAGATAATGACATTGTTATTAAGGAGAATGACAGCCAGATAGATGATTAA
- a CDS encoding NAD(P)-dependent oxidoreductase yields the protein MSDKPLLLLMTDLKNHHIKELEDSLAGFELIRTIPDDKRQLSRIEIVVGWTKELTELWQQGDLISLKWIQAISAGVNSLPLDSLREHGVMLTNASGIHKDTISEHVIGLILYHARSFNQIKLNQQNNHWDQAISVQQLEGKTAIIFGIGNIGRRLATLLKAFGVHTIGVNTRGNKVAEVDQTVSQEESNRYLEQADYVINILPQTDETKGFFNSDRFKAMKKGTAFFNVGRGNAVDTEALLTALDSNQLAFAALDVFETEPLEADSPLWQHDRIFITPHVSGMVEHFRDALFSVVGPNAQAYGENGKPSLNMVDYEKRY from the coding sequence TTGTCAGATAAGCCACTATTACTGTTAATGACTGATTTAAAAAATCATCATATAAAAGAACTAGAAGACTCGTTAGCGGGTTTTGAATTAATTAGGACCATTCCTGATGATAAACGTCAGTTATCTCGTATTGAGATTGTCGTTGGGTGGACAAAAGAATTGACCGAGCTCTGGCAGCAAGGTGATTTAATATCTTTAAAATGGATTCAAGCGATTTCTGCGGGTGTGAATTCATTACCTTTAGATAGCCTAAGAGAGCATGGTGTTATGTTAACCAATGCTTCTGGCATCCATAAAGATACGATTAGTGAGCATGTCATTGGTCTAATATTATATCATGCACGCTCGTTTAATCAGATCAAACTGAATCAACAGAATAATCATTGGGATCAAGCGATTTCTGTTCAACAATTAGAGGGTAAAACGGCTATTATTTTTGGTATTGGAAATATTGGACGACGGCTAGCAACTTTACTAAAAGCTTTTGGGGTTCACACAATCGGTGTGAATACGAGAGGTAACAAAGTAGCAGAGGTTGATCAGACTGTTTCTCAAGAAGAGAGCAATCGCTATTTAGAACAAGCTGACTATGTTATCAATATTTTACCACAAACTGACGAAACAAAAGGTTTCTTTAACAGCGACCGCTTTAAAGCTATGAAAAAAGGAACAGCTTTTTTTAATGTAGGTAGAGGAAACGCCGTTGATACGGAGGCCCTATTAACCGCTCTAGATTCAAACCAGCTCGCTTTTGCAGCTCTCGATGTCTTTGAAACAGAGCCGTTAGAAGCGGACAGTCCATTGTGGCAACACGACCGTATTTTTATTACCCCTCACGTATCTGGGATGGTGGAACATTTTCGTGATGCTCTCTTTTCAGTTGTTGGCCCTAATGCCCAAGCTTATGGTGAAAATGGAAAACCAAGCTTGAATATGGTAGACTACGAGAAACGTTATTAA
- a CDS encoding GNAT family N-acetyltransferase, whose translation MLAFKQTRDTQSSTYQDSIMIRRLVFIEEQNVPEDIEIDENEAACLHVVAYQNDKAVATARLYQLDDKSFKVQRVAVLAEERGKHYGNHLLLALEQAGKELGGERFILGAQSYAIPFYEKLGYVINSDEYLEAGIPHYDMEKSL comes from the coding sequence ATGCTAGCCTTCAAACAAACACGAGATACACAATCGTCAACCTATCAAGACTCAATTATGATTAGACGACTTGTCTTTATAGAAGAGCAAAACGTTCCAGAAGACATTGAAATAGATGAAAATGAGGCAGCCTGTTTACACGTTGTTGCTTACCAAAATGATAAAGCAGTTGCAACTGCAAGACTTTATCAATTAGACGACAAGTCTTTTAAAGTACAGCGTGTAGCTGTTTTAGCTGAAGAGAGAGGGAAACATTATGGTAACCATTTGTTGTTAGCCCTTGAGCAAGCTGGAAAAGAACTTGGTGGTGAGCGCTTTATACTTGGTGCACAAAGCTATGCTATTCCATTTTATGAGAAATTAGGCTATGTGATTAACAGCGATGAGTACCTAGAAGCAGGAATTCCTCACTACGATATGGAAAAAAGCTTATGA
- a CDS encoding phosphocarrier protein HPr, producing the protein MEKKDFHITAETGIHARPATLLVQTASKFNSDINLEYKGKSVNLKSIMGVMSLGVGQGADVTITIEGQDEAEAMAGIVETLKKEGLAE; encoded by the coding sequence ATGGAGAAAAAAGATTTTCATATTACTGCTGAAACAGGGATTCACGCAAGACCTGCAACATTACTTGTACAAACTGCAAGTAAATTCAACTCTGATATTAACCTTGAATATAAAGGTAAATCAGTAAACTTGAAATCAATCATGGGAGTTATGTCACTTGGTGTTGGCCAAGGCGCAGATGTAACAATTACAATTGAAGGTCAAGACGAAGCTGAAGCTATGGCTGGTATCGTTGAAACACTTAAAAAAGAAGGGTTAGCTGAATAA
- the mgtE gene encoding magnesium transporter, which translates to MMEPQYEFDLELETNHIQSVLDLDDMEAFRETFFSYPLYDQAQVYRNLPSENRLKIYNYLSPKEISDMFEILEEDVESIEVYILEMNKQYAADMLANMYTDNAVDMLKQLEPDMVPKYLRLMDDEQAAHLREVLVYEDATAGAIMTTEYIAIKSNQTVRSAMAILKSKAPEAETIYYIYVINNKEQLLGVISLRDLIISHEDQMIHDIMSDRIVRVNVDDDQEDVAHVARDYDFLALPVVDDNNVLLGIITIDDIMDVMHEEATSDYSGLAAVDVDETTLNPFRAASKRLPWLITLLFLGMGTSTLISQYEGLIANAAILSVFVTLITGTAGNAGTQSLAVAVRKIGLPDAEKRSWLAVVIQETMTGLIEGIITGATIMLVVGIWQKSFLLGGIIGFSMMVAITVANLAGSLIPILMDKLGFDPAVASGPFISTFSDLTSVLIYFNIAKHFLVILMK; encoded by the coding sequence ATGATGGAACCGCAATACGAATTTGATTTGGAGCTAGAGACTAATCACATTCAATCAGTCCTAGACTTAGATGATATGGAGGCTTTTCGAGAAACTTTTTTTAGCTATCCACTCTATGACCAAGCCCAGGTTTATCGTAATCTACCCTCTGAGAATCGTTTGAAAATTTATAACTACCTCTCACCTAAAGAAATTTCAGATATGTTTGAAATTCTGGAGGAAGATGTCGAATCCATTGAAGTTTATATTTTAGAGATGAATAAGCAGTATGCCGCTGATATGTTGGCCAATATGTATACCGATAATGCGGTTGATATGTTGAAACAGCTTGAACCTGATATGGTTCCCAAATATTTACGTTTAATGGATGATGAGCAAGCTGCCCACTTACGTGAGGTCTTGGTCTATGAGGATGCTACAGCTGGTGCGATTATGACAACGGAATATATTGCCATTAAATCAAATCAGACTGTTCGTTCTGCTATGGCAATTTTAAAGAGTAAAGCACCTGAAGCGGAAACGATTTATTATATCTATGTCATTAATAATAAAGAGCAGTTGTTGGGGGTTATTTCCTTACGTGACTTAATTATTTCTCACGAGGATCAGATGATCCATGATATCATGAGTGATCGTATCGTCCGAGTTAATGTGGATGACGATCAAGAAGATGTTGCTCACGTTGCTCGTGACTACGACTTCCTAGCATTACCGGTTGTGGATGATAATAATGTTTTATTAGGTATTATTACAATTGATGATATTATGGACGTTATGCACGAAGAAGCGACTAGTGACTATTCTGGTTTGGCTGCCGTTGACGTTGATGAAACAACGCTCAATCCGTTTCGTGCGGCATCCAAACGTTTGCCGTGGTTGATTACTTTATTATTTTTAGGAATGGGAACATCCACTCTAATTAGTCAATATGAAGGGTTGATTGCTAATGCGGCTATTTTATCAGTCTTTGTGACGCTGATTACTGGGACAGCAGGGAACGCAGGTACCCAATCGCTAGCGGTTGCCGTTCGTAAAATCGGTTTGCCAGATGCAGAAAAACGTAGTTGGTTAGCTGTTGTTATTCAAGAAACAATGACAGGCTTAATCGAAGGTATCATTACCGGAGCGACAATTATGTTGGTCGTTGGCATTTGGCAGAAAAGTTTTCTATTAGGTGGGATTATTGGCTTCTCTATGATGGTTGCCATTACCGTTGCCAACTTAGCAGGAAGCTTAATTCCGATTTTAATGGATAAATTAGGATTTGATCCTGCCGTAGCAAGCGGACCATTTATATCGACCTTTAGTGACTTAACGAGTGTTTTGATTTATTTTAATATCGCTAAGCATTTTTTAGTTATTTTAATGAAATGA
- a CDS encoding FAD-dependent oxidoreductase: protein MKIVVVGCTHAGTSAVKTILSENPGADVTVYERNDNVSFLSCGIALYVGGVVKKAEELFYSNPEELKAMGADVRMEHNVTNIDINNKRLAVENLKTGEQFEDSFDKLVLTTGSWPIIPPIPGIESKNVVLCKNYNQAQEIIARKTDKQKITVVGGGYIGIELVEAFAMDNKDVTLVDGLDRILNKYLDHEFTSVLEDELRNRGVKIQLNEMVKGFEDSESGDMTTVVTSGGAYESELVILCVGFRPSTELVKGQIDMLPNGAIIVDDYMRTSHPDVFAAGDSCAVNYNPTGGHAYIPLATNAVRMGLLVGKNIAGPKMKYRGTQSTSGLHLFGFNIGSTGVNAASAAAFGLETNSVLFEDNYRPEFMPTNEKILLKLVYEKDTLRIVGGQVMSKYDVTQSANTLSLAIQNRMTVEDLALVDFFFQPHFDRPWNYLNLVAQKALEQENTLNAVDVESFDKA, encoded by the coding sequence TTGAAGATCGTAGTAGTGGGATGTACACATGCAGGTACATCAGCAGTCAAAACTATCTTGTCAGAAAATCCGGGGGCGGATGTAACAGTATACGAAAGAAACGATAATGTTTCGTTCTTATCCTGTGGGATTGCACTATATGTAGGTGGCGTTGTAAAGAAAGCTGAAGAGTTATTTTACTCAAACCCAGAAGAATTAAAAGCAATGGGTGCAGATGTTCGCATGGAACACAATGTTACAAACATTGACATTAACAATAAGAGATTGGCTGTTGAAAATCTAAAAACAGGTGAGCAATTTGAAGATTCATTTGATAAACTTGTTTTAACAACTGGTTCATGGCCAATTATCCCTCCAATTCCAGGAATTGAGAGCAAAAACGTTGTATTATGTAAAAACTATAATCAAGCACAAGAAATTATTGCGCGTAAAACAGACAAACAAAAAATCACTGTTGTCGGTGGTGGATACATCGGTATCGAGCTTGTAGAAGCTTTTGCTATGGACAACAAAGATGTAACACTTGTTGATGGTTTAGACCGCATCTTAAACAAATACTTAGACCACGAATTCACATCAGTTCTTGAAGATGAATTAAGAAATCGTGGCGTTAAAATCCAACTAAACGAAATGGTTAAAGGATTTGAAGACAGCGAATCAGGAGATATGACAACTGTTGTAACAAGTGGTGGAGCTTACGAATCTGAACTTGTTATTCTATGTGTTGGTTTCCGTCCAAGCACTGAACTAGTTAAAGGTCAAATCGATATGTTACCAAATGGCGCAATCATCGTTGATGACTATATGCGTACAAGCCACCCAGATGTATTTGCTGCTGGAGACAGTTGTGCAGTAAACTACAATCCAACTGGTGGACATGCTTATATTCCATTGGCAACTAATGCAGTTCGTATGGGACTTTTAGTTGGTAAAAACATTGCTGGTCCAAAAATGAAATACCGTGGTACACAATCTACTTCAGGTCTCCATTTATTTGGATTCAACATCGGATCAACTGGTGTTAATGCTGCGAGTGCTGCAGCATTTGGTTTGGAAACAAATTCAGTATTATTCGAAGACAACTACCGTCCAGAATTTATGCCAACAAACGAAAAAATCTTGCTAAAACTTGTTTATGAGAAAGATACATTACGTATTGTTGGTGGACAAGTAATGTCTAAATACGATGTTACACAATCTGCAAACACGCTATCATTAGCGATTCAAAACCGCATGACAGTAGAAGATTTGGCATTGGTAGACTTCTTCTTTCAACCACACTTCGACCGTCCTTGGAACTACTTGAACCTAGTTGCTCAAAAAGCACTAGAACAAGAAAATACACTAAACGCAGTTGATGTCGAAAGTTTTGACAAAGCTTAA
- a CDS encoding DUF1827 family protein: MKLIDVTNSHFDLVREQLANTDASMVKVFSLGQTTVIYTGAPTHEDIILLNRNRRVKQNEIDFVLNKLLQMTVDDVEVMPGHNFVELSYIK, from the coding sequence ATGAAATTAATCGATGTAACAAACAGCCATTTTGACTTGGTTCGTGAACAATTAGCGAATACTGACGCTTCAATGGTGAAGGTATTCTCACTTGGTCAAACGACAGTCATTTATACTGGCGCCCCGACACACGAAGACATTATATTACTAAATCGTAATCGACGTGTAAAACAAAATGAGATTGATTTTGTTTTAAATAAGTTATTACAAATGACAGTAGATGATGTTGAAGTGATGCCTGGACACAACTTTGTAGAGCTTTCATATATTAAGTAA
- a CDS encoding peptide chain release factor 3, giving the protein MTQTLLDKVKTRKTFAIISHPDAGKTTITEQLLLFGGAIRQAGTVKGKKTGKFAKSDWMEIEKQRGISVTSSVMQVDYDGFQVNILDTPGHEDFSEDTYRTLMAVDSAVMVIDSGKGIEPQTKKLFKVCRMRGIPIFTFINKLDRDGREPLDLIAELEEVLEIDAYPMNWPMGMGKQFLGLYDIYNKRVELTHPEQNGGNDFLPLNEDGEIDGDFPIKESTIYTQAIEDAMLLNEAGNAFSEEAIAKGELTPVFFGSALTGFGVHTFLDAYIDFAPSPSAHKTEEGDYVDTAKEELTGFVFKIQANMNPAHRDRIAFVRICSGEFEPGMDVIVNRTSKKMKLAHTTQFMADSRESVKSAVAGDIIGLYDTGNLQIGDTIYEGKEALQYEALPQFTPELFMKVTPKNVMKQKSFYKGIQQLVQEGAIQLYKTYHTEEFILGAVGQLQFEVFEYRLKNEYNAEVDMTPMGSKIARWIDEDVLDVNMSSSRNLLCKDRFDNPVFLFENQFAMRWFADKYPDIELKALL; this is encoded by the coding sequence ATGACACAAACATTATTAGATAAAGTGAAAACAAGAAAAACTTTTGCAATCATTTCTCACCCGGATGCTGGTAAAACAACAATAACTGAACAATTATTACTTTTTGGTGGTGCAATCCGTCAAGCCGGTACAGTAAAAGGTAAAAAAACAGGGAAATTTGCAAAATCTGACTGGATGGAAATTGAAAAACAACGTGGGATTTCAGTAACCAGTTCCGTTATGCAAGTTGATTATGATGGATTCCAAGTTAATATTTTAGATACACCTGGTCATGAGGACTTCTCAGAAGATACTTATCGTACCTTGATGGCAGTTGATAGTGCAGTCATGGTTATTGATAGTGGTAAAGGGATTGAGCCGCAAACGAAGAAATTATTTAAAGTTTGTCGGATGCGTGGTATTCCTATTTTTACGTTTATCAATAAATTGGACCGCGATGGTAGAGAGCCGTTGGATTTAATTGCTGAATTGGAAGAAGTGCTAGAAATTGATGCTTATCCAATGAATTGGCCAATGGGGATGGGGAAACAATTCTTAGGTTTGTATGATATTTACAACAAACGTGTTGAATTAACGCATCCTGAGCAAAACGGCGGCAATGATTTCTTACCACTCAATGAAGATGGTGAAATTGATGGTGATTTCCCAATCAAAGAATCAACGATTTACACTCAAGCGATTGAAGATGCAATGCTATTGAATGAAGCTGGAAATGCTTTTTCAGAAGAAGCGATTGCTAAAGGAGAGCTAACACCTGTCTTCTTTGGATCAGCTTTAACTGGTTTTGGCGTTCATACTTTCCTAGATGCTTATATTGATTTTGCGCCAAGTCCAAGTGCACATAAGACAGAAGAAGGCGACTATGTTGATACAGCTAAGGAAGAATTAACTGGTTTTGTTTTCAAAATCCAAGCTAATATGAACCCAGCCCACCGTGATCGTATTGCTTTTGTGAGAATTTGTTCGGGTGAATTTGAGCCTGGTATGGATGTTATCGTTAACCGTACAAGTAAGAAAATGAAGCTAGCGCATACAACACAATTTATGGCTGACTCAAGAGAAAGCGTGAAGAGTGCAGTTGCTGGTGATATTATCGGATTATACGATACAGGTAATTTACAAATTGGTGATACCATCTATGAAGGGAAAGAAGCTCTTCAATATGAGGCGCTACCGCAATTTACACCTGAATTATTTATGAAGGTAACACCTAAAAACGTGATGAAACAAAAATCATTCTACAAAGGTATTCAGCAGTTGGTTCAAGAAGGAGCCATTCAACTTTATAAAACTTACCATACCGAAGAATTTATCCTAGGTGCGGTTGGACAATTACAGTTTGAAGTTTTTGAGTACCGTTTGAAGAATGAATATAATGCAGAAGTCGATATGACACCGATGGGCTCTAAGATTGCCCGTTGGATTGATGAGGATGTCTTAGATGTGAATATGTCTTCAAGTCGTAACCTACTTTGTAAAGACCGCTTTGATAACCCAGTGTTCCTATTTGAAAACCAATTTGCAATGCGTTGGTTTGCAGATAAGTATCCAGATATCGAACTAAAAGCATTACTATAA
- a CDS encoding hemolysin family protein has protein sequence MNADPDSQTLLWQILLIIVLTLINAFFASSEIAFVSLNKNKIANEAIKGSEKARKILALLDNSDDFLATIQVAITFAGFLSSAAAANTFASKLEPLLANIPGGKQASILIVTLLLSYITLVFGELLPKQIGMQIPEKIAYAGAGFITTIQKVLKPFIRLLSFSTSLLQKITPIKFDDNRDVYTRSEVSGLLERSSTEGAIEAAEFNMLKGVLEMDNKMAREVMVPRTDTFMLDLQEDTYENIQKTLNSPYTRIPVYDDDKDDIVGVLHLKNLLKESRHTPLEKIDLRKILNPPLFVPETISTDELMAFLKKSHNQLAILYDEYGGVVGIATLEDILEEIVGDIADEYDEKYILIEKIRDGYYEVDGATPLYRFNNFFKTTIETAFVDTIAGFVLTELGDFPDGDEIKSIEVEGLRLSALEFDNRRLAKIGVEYLETQPIKLEDRLVVEEIPKQKS, from the coding sequence ATGAATGCTGATCCTGATAGTCAGACGTTATTATGGCAAATTTTATTAATAATCGTGCTGACATTAATCAATGCTTTTTTTGCTTCGTCAGAAATTGCATTTGTGTCATTGAATAAAAATAAGATTGCCAATGAGGCAATAAAAGGTAGCGAAAAAGCTCGTAAAATATTAGCCTTACTCGATAACTCTGATGACTTTTTAGCCACAATTCAAGTTGCCATTACCTTTGCCGGATTCCTATCCAGTGCGGCTGCTGCCAATACTTTTGCCAGCAAACTTGAACCATTATTGGCCAATATTCCAGGTGGTAAACAAGCATCTATCCTGATTGTAACCTTGTTATTATCTTATATCACGCTTGTGTTTGGAGAGTTGTTGCCCAAACAAATTGGTATGCAAATACCTGAAAAGATTGCCTATGCCGGAGCAGGTTTTATTACAACCATTCAAAAAGTATTAAAACCATTTATTCGTTTGCTTTCTTTTTCAACCAGTCTGTTACAAAAGATAACACCAATTAAGTTTGATGATAACCGTGATGTCTACACACGTTCAGAAGTGAGCGGTTTATTAGAGAGAAGTAGTACTGAAGGAGCCATTGAAGCAGCTGAATTTAATATGCTAAAAGGTGTTCTTGAAATGGATAATAAAATGGCGAGAGAAGTTATGGTTCCAAGAACAGATACTTTCATGCTAGACCTTCAAGAAGATACTTATGAGAATATTCAAAAGACTTTGAATTCGCCGTATACGCGTATTCCTGTCTATGATGACGATAAGGATGATATTGTCGGTGTCCTTCATTTGAAAAACCTATTAAAAGAATCACGTCACACCCCATTAGAAAAAATTGATTTAAGAAAGATTTTAAATCCGCCACTATTTGTTCCAGAAACCATCTCAACCGATGAATTGATGGCTTTCTTGAAGAAGAGCCATAACCAATTAGCCATCCTTTATGATGAGTATGGTGGGGTTGTCGGTATCGCAACTTTAGAAGATATTCTAGAAGAAATTGTCGGTGACATTGCTGATGAGTACGATGAAAAGTACATTTTAATTGAAAAGATTCGTGATGGTTACTATGAGGTTGATGGTGCGACACCACTTTACCGCTTCAACAATTTCTTTAAAACAACCATCGAGACAGCCTTTGTAGATACCATTGCTGGCTTTGTTCTGACTGAATTAGGTGACTTTCCAGATGGTGATGAAATAAAGAGTATTGAAGTTGAGGGCTTACGCCTGTCTGCTTTAGAATTTGATAACAGACGTCTAGCTAAAATTGGAGTCGAGTACTTAGAAACGCAACCGATTAAATTAGAAGACCGCTTAGTTGTCGAAGAAATTCCTAAACAAAAATCATAA